One window from the genome of Chiroxiphia lanceolata isolate bChiLan1 chromosome 15, bChiLan1.pri, whole genome shotgun sequence encodes:
- the WDR55 gene encoding WD repeat-containing protein 55, with product MAAAMEEDSSEEPAAREPRLRETPEDICFEATANAIALHSERPLLAAGDVDGDVYLYSYSCTEGENRQLWSSGHHLKSCRDVAFSQDGQKLFTVSKDKSIHILTVEEGRLETRFPKAHGSALNCVLPIDHHVFATGDDGGAVKVWDLRRGDAILEARQQEEYISAMAVDGNGKILLTASGDGTLGVYNVKRRRFDLLSEPQNGDLTSVVLLKRGRKVVCGSSEGTIYLFNWDGFGAASDRFALRAESIDCMVPITDSIVCVGSLDGVIRAVNVLPNRVVGSVGQHLGEPIEQLAVGPGGTLLASSAHDQKVKFWEVSALRSLVVDDYRRKKKRGGPLRALSSKAVGSGEDFFADLREEPEEAAAGGGDNDSDSDSD from the exons GACTCCTCGGAGGAGCCGGCGGCGCGGGAGCCGCGGCTGCGGGAAACCCCCGAGGACATTTGCTTCGAGGCCACGGCCAACGCCATCGCCCTGCACTCAGAGCGGCCGCTGCTCGCCGCGGGGGACGTGGATGGCGATGTGTACCT GTACTCGTACTCCTGCACCGAGGGGGAGAACCGGCAGCTCTGGTCCTCGGGGCATCACCTCAAGTCGTGCCGGGACGTGGCGTTCTCCCAGGACGGGCAGA AGCTTTTCACCGTGTCCAAGGACAAGTCCATCCACATCCTGACGGTGGAGGAGGGGCGGCTGGAAACGCGCTTCCCCAAAGCCCACGG CTCGGCCCTCAACTGTGTGCTGCCCATCGACCACCACGTCTTTGCCACGGGCGATGACGGCGGGGCGGTGAAGGTGTGGGACCTGCGCAGGGGCGATGCCATCCTGGAGGCCCGGCAGCAGGAGGAATACATCAGTGCCATGGCCGTGGACGGCAACGGGAAGATCCTGCTCACCGCCAG CGGGGACGGCACCCTGGGCGTGTACAACGTGAAGAGGCGGCGCTTTGACCTGCTCTCGGAGCCGCAGAACGGGGACCTGACGTCCGTGGTGCTGCTGAAG AGGGGGAGGAAAGTGGTGTGTGGCTCCAGTGAGGGCACCATTTACCTCTTCAACTGGGACGGGTTTGGGGCCGCCAGCGACCGCTTCGCACTGAGGGCAGAGTCCATCGACTGCATGGTGCCCATCACAGACAGCATCGTCTGTGTGGGGTCCCTGGACGGGGTCATCAG GGCCGTGAACGTGCTGCCGAACCGCGTGGTGGGGAGCGTGGGGCAGCACCTGGGCGAGCCCATCGAGCAGCTGGCCGTGGGGCCGGGCGGGACCCTCCTGGCCAGCAGCGCCCACGACCAGAAGGTGAAGTTCTGGGAGGTGTCCGCGCTGCGCTCGCTCGTGGTCGACGACTATCGCCGCAAGAAGAAACGGGGCGGGCCGCTGCGGGCCCTCAGCAGCAAGGCGGTGGGCAGCGGGGAGGATTTCTTCGCCGACCTGCGCGAAGAGCccgaggaggcggcggcggggggaggCGACAACGACAGTGACAGCGACAGTGACTGA
- the DND1 gene encoding dead end protein homolog 1, whose amino-acid sequence MQAKVGAVGAAGTAAGGGSAVRALLTLGFLRAEGFIFSTKHWLAPGWLFPPGFGTLPAGRLETFRSDNHLPPQGWTNSINQDRKTSLLAWEKETGIELVQINGQRRYGGPPPGWVGDPPPAGTEVYIGKLPQDLYEDVLIPLFQSVGKLYEFRLMMTFSGLNRGFAYAKYSSQRGARDAIAALNRYPVRQGCAIVVCWSTQKRELSVDGLAASVSQQELEATLQRATQGVLSVTLHASPHQRQAKLAVLKYSSHQAAALAKKALMEGNLRLRGSGMRVEWLHPDLKQKLQLWEERPPAGQVQEDKSLAVPKPLALPPAVQNMLDHLNTLCRRQRLGTPLFLTKCIRVNPNGWLQFWYQVQIPGYPMPFSGFTWVRQDGQSQSRHEEAKAAVALHMLRVLAESQLA is encoded by the exons ATGCAGGCGAAGGTGGGCGCCGTCGGGGCGGCCGGGActgcggcgggcggggggagcgcggTGCGGGCACTGCTGACCCTGGG TTTCCTGAGAGCAGAGGGGTTCATTTTCTCCACCAAGCATTGGCTGGCACCAGGTTGGCTGTTCCCTCCTGGGTTTGGGACGCTCCCAGCTGGGAGGTTGGAAACATTTCGCTCTGACAATCATCTCCCTCCTCAGGGGTGGACCAACAGCATCAACCAGGACAGAAAGACGTCCCTGCTCGCCTGGGAGAAGGAGACCGGCATCGAGCTGGTGCAGATCAACGGGCAGCGGCGCTACGGGGGGCCACCCCCAG GCTGGGTGGGCGACCCTCCGCCCGCCGGCACCGAGGTGTACATCGGGAAGCTGCCGCAGGACCTGTACGAGGACGTCCTGATCCCGCTCTTCCAGAGCGTGGGGAAGCTCTACGAGTTCCGCCTCATGATGACCTTCAGCGGGCTCAACCGGGGCTTCGCCTACGCCAAGTACAGCAGCCAGCGCGGCGCCAGGGACGCCATCGCCGCCCTCAACCGCTACCCGGTGCGCCAGGGCTGCGCCATCGTGGTGTGCTGGAGCACGCAGAAGCGGGAGCTGAGCGTGGACGGCCTGGCCGCCTCGGTgagccagcaggagctggaggccaCGCTGCAGAGGGCCACCCAGGGCGTCCTCAGCGTCACCCTGCACGCCAGCCCCCACCAGAGACAGGCCAAGCTCGCCGTGCTCAAGTACAGCTCGCAccaggctgctgccctggccaAGAAAGCCCTGATGGAAG GGAACCTGAGGCTCAGGGGATCAGGGATGAGAGTGGAGTGGCTGCACCCTGACCtgaagcagaagctgcagctgtgggaagagaggCCACCAGCCGGCCAGGTGCAGGAGGACAagagcctggcagtgcccaagCCACTGGCCCTGCCTCCAGCCGTGCAGAACATGTTGGACCACCTGAACACCCTGTGCAGGAGGCAACGCCTGGGGACGCCCCTGTTCCTCACTAAGTGCATCCGGGTGAACCCCAACGGGTGGCTGCAGTTCTGGTACCAGGTGCAGATCCCGGGGTACCCCATGCCCTTCAGTGGGTTCACGTGGGTCCGGCAGGATgggcagagccagagcaggCACGAGGAGGCCAAGGCTGCAGTGGCGCTGCACATGCTCCGTGTGTTAG CAGAGTCCCAGCTGGCAtag